The genomic window CTTGGAGATTAGCAGATTAATGTTGTTAGTGTGAGTACTGATACCGCATTCGTTGTTATTGTTTTGTTGATCAGGTGGATTTAGGAATGGATTGTTGTGGATTCCGTCGGAGAGGGAGACAGTAGTCGGATGTGAAGTGGTAGGTTTCTTTTTCGGTCGTGTGGTAACAGGTTGATTTGGCGGATGTTGAATAATGACGGGTTGATTCGATGGACGTGATGTCGTATAAATTGGCGGGAGTGGCGGCGGATTCTGCTGCGGCGAACCATTAGGATACGAACTCTGCGAAAGTGGCAAAACATTTGGTGGGTATAGAGTGTGCTCCAGCATGATGGAAGTTACGATGTATCCTGTTGCTGAAACGAAACACGAGTccgttaaaacaaaatttattctctttcgagaaaaaaaataaagattccaAGAATATAGATTAATCCTAAGATTGTTTTAAGtaaagatagaaataatttctttaatgtaATGCAactttatatctctttattttgcTTTGCATTTACTCGTTTGAATTAtgggtaataaaatataaaacaagattGCGCTTCAAATTTGATATTGGAAAAATTGGAGAATTGTGTAATTCTTGTAACtgtaatttcaaatatgaGTACGATATTGATATTGTCTCTCAAAACAGTAAGATACTCACCACGAGGGCCTGAACAATATTGTTGATCATTAAACCATATCCCGGTCAGTAAAGGAATCGGTTGACGCAAAGGAAAACGAATGTGATACAACAAAGGCCTTCCCTGTTGAACTATTCGAACGGATTCCTCTTTCGATTGCGCTAATTCTAATTGACCGACGTAGTTCTGAAACAtaacgatattttaaattactttaatgatttgatgtatttaaaacaaacaattatatttttagttgcacaagaaaaatatacgcaTTCGActaatcaaattttgtttcagagaatagattttatttctgatgatatacataaatttgatatGCTGGAAAAATTACTGAAGATGGCTTATACGAAAATCGACGAAAATGACATTatgtttttttccaaattattgataataaaaaatgtatttttaccgTGGACAGCGCAACGGCGATGCTTAACGTCACTTTCAAATGAAGTTCGACGTTTTTTGGCGGGTTTGGGATTTGGATCTGACCCATCATTTCGTTCGTTGCAGGATCGGTTATGTACGTGAAGTATTGAGAACATGGAGATTGTTGTCCGGATACTTCTAGTAGCGTGCAAAGTAGCTGTGGCAGCAACGCTATTAAAATAGGAATCTTGGCCATCGTGAAACTCTACCGCAAACACAACGAAATGGATATacgtaatttttatgaatctttaattttaaaataatttttcttaaacttttcactaccaattttattttacttatctaAGATATACGCGTCccgtaataaaaagattaatcaaaataatataattatccttAGTTTTTCTGTCAAGAATGGAGTTTCTCAATCTGTTAATCTAAGAAGCttaaatctctttaaaatagTAGTTAATAGAAAATCTGTCTTTGATACATTAGCATAATAAATACCCGTCTATCGTCAATCGGATTGAAGAATACAATCTCATCGATACGTAATGCGAAATGACGTTTACGCCACTCACCACAAGTAAACCaggaaaaatgataaaacatgCAGATAAGCTGGAATTGTTAAATACGTTTCACTTATTTCATAGATTACCATATACATAGTACGAATTATTCTTTTTGCTTGATAACCCTTCTCAaagatcaaatatttcaatacgtCTATCTAATACACACACTGACAAATCaagtgatataattatttcaatcttatcgcacttacgtttttttttttttatataattgctaGAGAATTTTAATGGCGCGATTTATTTTGCCACAAATTCAGcatcaatttttatcgaagCGTACATTAAacgtcaaattaaaaaaatatctgcttTGGATAAACATATGATTTacgcaaatatatgtaaattctgACCAGCAAATCCTCGCACACGTTccggaatatttttaatgctagTCACGTTTTCAATCGACGACgttcaaaagaaaaacaattgcATATGACGGCGGATCAAAGTATCTTCCTACCGCATATTCCGCGAGCTGTATATTCACCTTGCACCTTGGTCATTCAGCAGTCGTTGATACCGTTAATAACAGGTCGCGTTCATACCCCCTTTCACTAATTAATGGGTTTGAAATTTAGATAAAGATCAACACGATTTCCGCGAATAAATGTCCATTTTCACTTCATTACTATCGATACCGCatggttttatttatttcctttgttttttattttaaaatgtatattacacCTACAttgattgttaatatatactgCGAGGACTGTTATATATCTGCTTTATATTTGGaagcgatattaaatatttgggtTTTTCAACAGGTCGCGACTAGCAATTCTGCCGCTTTAATTTTTGCAGCTTCAATCCGGCGATCTGTGCCGAACCTTTGTCAAGATACCAACTGACCAGTTCTCCACTGAAATGCCTTAACACGCTTATAGTTTCCGCGGCGAAGATACATTCTGTAGTGGTTGCGGTAGTGGGGCATCTCGAATCGAGACGACCGTGAATCGGGTCGTCATTCGGTTCTCCCTTGTGACACGGAAAATCCTAAGCCGATGAACgcaatgaagaaaataataaataaatgtagctttctcttctcttataCAAGATCATAATGGAGGCAGGAAGACCGGGGAATACACGGACAAATGCCCGATGAGTCATGGACTTAGTTTGTAACTTCGGCTATTATCAAAGCGAAGCCGAAGAGTTATTATTTCAATGACACGTCTATTCTTTTAGTTACGTAAGCGcgcaaaatcgaaaaattattgtcgTGCAATtaaatctcttcttttttttgtttcactcTCTCATCTGTTCTCCCAcatctttttaatgatatttctttcaagTTTATTTCTCGAACATACATTTCTTGTAAATGcgcgtttattattttcagaaaaattgagagaatgaaagaagaaagaaagaagacaaTGGAAAATACTGTGTTTGAACATTTCTCATGCCAAACAGGAAACATcctgtatttattaaattgttatcttTTATCCTTAGATTCATTTGCAACGTAAAAAAGACAGGAGTGGCCCGATGGGGGAAACAAGAAAGCCGAGGAATCCGGATATTAGTCAAATGTTCAGTGAGTGATGACGAAAAATGAATGATCAACATTATAAGTATGTACATTACGCAACAAAACTATataaaggagaaaaataataatcgaaaatttaaaaaaaaaatattgaaaaacaaggacattttgtaatattcttttaatattcgggcgataataaattaaattataattatatactgataaaaatatcagattttctttgaaaaatattttattcacttcacacacacacatatataactcATTATATCTCCGAATTATATCTGCAAAAGTCTCTTAacgttaatgatttttaattgacgTTTGATTTGCAATACTACCTTAATAAACTTCCATTGGTTTTAGATAGcaactgtaaaatataaaaaaaaaaaaaaacattaggaACATCTTCGTCTTTCATCGGAAAATCTAatctttctaattatattttcgtacATGTGCTGCATTTAGAAGCTGCATTTAATATcagtaaataattcatatatattaatattctgaaTTATATACTCACTGTTTATTCCTTTTAACATgtgtataagaaattttcatgttttcatGTTTTGCAGCAGTTGGAATACGTCTTGGATAATTTGATTGGTATTTTTTACGTTTGCTTTTACTTGTCTTTATTGGTCCTGGAAAATCACATGCAAGATATGCAATCATAAGTACTAATCagagatttttcatttttttaccgCGTATACattcaatcattttaatttcgcaCTAAGatgtacatttttacaatattatatagagagaTACGAGAATAGAAATGATTTAATGATGCAATATCTTTAAACGACTACTATAATCAACGACACGAATACATTGGAAATTAAACGATACTATTGTATAGgaaatacacaatatttcaattccaatcatatatattcaactgatgtatataagattaaattcttTGACCATTTTTCTAATTCAGTTTTTCCCTTACAGAAAtatcaagaattaataatttttgagttacaaaagtaataaaaaataaagagctttttgtaaaataaataataataaaaatttttttctttctttagacagtttgaaaatgattttattgctaaactttaatataaaatttaatatgattaagatatatattcaactttatatattaacattataattatttgaattaaaaaaaaataagaatgatgAAGAAGCTTAATGATTCGAAACGCATCATGTAATATCATAATGGTGTGCAAAATgagaatatattgtaatgaCCATCTTTTAcgaattcattatattttgttgtatattGATCGCACTATCAATTTTATGCGGAAGCTTCAAACTCCAATTCTAATTTCGCAAAGGAAACATCTGTTTTTAATTCATGTAGTTACAGTTCTGAggttttattacataaattagtaaattagCATGCAAATATGATCAATAcattatgtcaaaatattaaaactttttgaaaatGGAGCGCATGGTCATATTCCTGCGCAATCGTTAGATGCGCAACGTATGTCTTCAACATCTCGACGACGCTGtagaaaaaaaacgtaaacATAACCTTTAACGTCTGTCGTGATCTTGCAGTTCAAGTACggacgattttatatatagcggTTTTTGGGCGACAATAATTGTCACTCTCAAAAGGAATGGAGGAGGAGATGGATGTCGCGAACGAGGAGGATGTCGCGAATGAGAAAGATATCGCGAACGAAGAGGATCACGCGAAAGCTTATCGAGAAGCCTCAGACGAGATCGAGGAAGAGATGATGAGGGACGAAACGGAGGAAGAAGTCGACCATAAAATCGACGATAGCGGATCTAGCGACGACaatgacgacgatgatgaagCCGTCGATGAGGCAGAAGTAAAGTCCCTGCAAGCTTCCTTAACAGAGAATCCATATGATTACGCCACTCACGTAGCTCTGATCAACAAGTTGCACAAAATGGGTGAGTTAGATCGTCTGCGAACTGCCCGGGATAATATGAGCAACATGTATCCGTTGAGTCCCGAGCTTTGGCTTTCCTGTATACGGGATGAGATCAAGCTGGCAGTCACACCAGAACAGAAAGCTGAAGTAGTAAAACTATGCGAACGAGCTGTTAAAGATTACACttgtaagtttttattttattgcaacgagtttcataaattcaaaattgttttattatatttttctatgtataaGTATCATAGGAGATTTTAACATTGTAATGTATACTTTTAGCTGTAGAAGTATGGCTGGAATATCTACATTTTAGTATTGGAAATATGGGAACAGAGAAGGATGCAGCTGAGAATGTTCGCGAGCTTTTTGAACGTGCGCTGACTGCTGTTGGATTGCACACCATTAAGGGGGCAATAATATGGGAAGCATTTCGAGAATTTGAAACTGTTTTACTCACACTggtaagtaaatataatagctTATATGTACACAGGCATAGATCTATTCAGCACTATCtttcttcatttctttttcaaataattatttctaaatttatatttgttttagatTGATTCTGCAAATGTGGCAGAAAAGAAGCAACAGTTGGGACGTATTGGCAATTTATTTCGACGTCAATTAGCCTGTCCTCTtttagatatgaaaaaaacttATGAGGAATATCAATCCTGGCGCACAGAAGATGGTACAGAAGATgttattgatgataaaattgtgTTAAGAGGATATGAGCAGGCTTCTACAAAGTTGAACTCTCTTATTCCTTATGAAGAAAAGCTCAACTCTGCACAAGGGGAAAGTGAGCTACTTGATGCTTACAAAGGATATTTACTTTATGAAAAACAACAGCATGATCCAGGACGTATTACAGTTCTGTATGAAAGGGCAGTAACTGATCTGAGCTTAGAAGAATCGATTTGGTTGGACTATCTCATCTATCTTGAAGATACAATAAAGATTGAATCTGTATTGGATCAAGTTTATCAGAGAGCATCAAGGAACATTCCGTGGTGCTCAAAAGTTTGGCAAAAATGGATAAGATCGTACGAAAGATGGGGAAGACCTATATTGGAAGTACAAAAGTTATTAGAAAATGCCTTATCAAATGGCTTTTCGATAGCAGAGGATTATCGAAATCTATGGATTACATATCTCGAATATTTGCGGCGCAGAATCGAACAATGTTCcgatgaagagaaagagaaacactTAGATATTGTTCGTAATACATTCAACAGAGCATGTGAGCATCTGGCAAAATATTTTGGCTTGGATGGAGATCCCAACTGCGTTATCTTGCAATATTGGGCAAGAACTGAAGCGATACACGCAAATAACATGGAAAAGGCCAGGACGTTATGGGCCGATATTCTTTCACAAGGACATTCTGCGACGGTTTCTTATTGGTTGGAATATATATCGCTAGAAAAGTAATTAtacttatttgtaaaaaaatgctaatttttctatttagtaATTATTCCTATTTgttaattcttacaattttttgattgatttgCAGATGCTACGGAGATACAAAACATTTAAGAAAACTATACCAAAAAGCTTTGGCTTCTGCAAAAGACTGGCcggaaagtataataaatgcatGGATAGATTTTGAACGTGATGAAGGAACTTTAGAGCAAATGGAGCTCTGTGAAGCAAAAACAAAAGAGAAGCTTGATAAAGTTATGGAAGAAAGACAAAAAGCACAACAAACTCTTTTTCAAGATGAATCGTCTATGCAAAACAAAAAAGCGAGCAAGAGAAAGGCGGATAACATCGGCAAGTGGCAAACTATAGGAGCTTCTCCAtcgaaaatcataaaaaataatgtgaaaacGAAACCCAAATTACGAGAAAGCCGCttgaattttgataaaagaacAAACGACAAAAATCGAGAAGAATCGAAATCAAAAATCGCACCACCGCCTGGTTATGAGGCAACGAAGAATAATGAtatagatgataaaaatagcGAGCATGAAGTGAACAAtgatatttcgatttttgtCAGCAATTTAGATTATGCAGCAACTGAAGACGAAGTAAAAGACATTCTGCAATCAGTTGGACCGATAACGTTAGTCAAGATGGTTAAGGATTACAAAGGACGTAGCAAAGGATTTTGCTATGTACAATTGAGCAGCGCAGTATGTATTACTTTATTGATTGACGAAAGAGAGCTCCGAATGAAAACGGAATTTACACAGATGCAAAAAAGTAAGAACTGTAGTAGTTGGAAAAATATACCTTATGTATAAGCATCAATTATTGTTCTGATATCTCTCTGTTCCGTTTTCATATctcatttacaaattttaaatcatttagataatgaaattgttctatgatattttaatactccCCATTATACAGGAAGCCGTGGAAGAAGCTTTGAAATTAGATAGAACGCCTTTAAAAGGACGTCCTATGTTTATCTCAAGATGTGATCCTAATAAGGATACCAGGAACTCtggattcaaatttaattctacgctcgaaaagaaaaaactctTTGTTAAaggtatgtaaaaattttatgcaaattatacaatatataataaattacatttgcaaAATTGCTTTCTtcatataactataatttatctcatttatttgtgtaaaactaattaaatctTCCAAATATCGCGTTTTGTAGGAATTCCGCTTACGATGACGAAAGAAGAACTTGAGGAAATATTCAAAGTTCACGGAGATTTGAAGGAGGTTCGTGTGGTTACTTACCGTAATGGCCACCCGAGGGGTTTCGCTTATGTCGAATATCACGATGAAGCAGCTGCTACGAGAGCTCTTTTGGCTACCGACGGTACAAATATTCAAGGCAAAGTGATCAGTGTCGCGAAAAGTCAACCACCCGATCGCAAAAGAACTCAAACAGAGGAAAATGAAAGACAGATCAAATCACTGGGTGCAACAACGACAAGCCGTTCGACATTCGGCCTGCCCAAGACCTTGTTGTCTATGGTACCGCGTAACGTTAAAATAAGTGATAGTAACAGTAGTGCAGCTCCAAATAAAAATGGAGTCGCACAATCGATGAGCAATCAGGATTTCAAGAAGATGtttctcaataaaaaataatttgctattatataatcatgtcGCGATCTACCAACATCACGCATTAATACAACATCATTTCATGTGTTAGTATGTAAGCTATTATAGTGAATCTGttctatgattaattaaagattaagcAGATAAAAGTGCAAGTACATATGATGTGgatatgtattaaaaagttaaatgtaTGGTAACTGAGAAGttctgtatattaaataattgtatagattttacttaattgcacacacattttatatactacttcaaaaatttcttttgtgcaAATGCTAAgcttgcattaattattaaaatctaaacttagtacatattaatttttctatacagAGTGATGTTTcagaaaggaaaatatatattacaagagagagatatatacgattatatataaaataaatatgtttaatataaaatatttatatatacaagaaaatacGTGCgcctaatataaaaatgttaatacatCGCTTGAAAAACGTAATTTTCTGGCGATTCTTTATGATTTTCAATCTATGATGACTACAAAAGTAGGAGACAACTTCAAGCATCGCAAGAATATCATACAGTGATCCATTCGAAATGTAACtatctttttttccaaaatgtgTGATATCGACAATTGAATACAGAGTTCTACAATTGCAGCTGCGTGTTCGATATATGATGATGCCTTTTGTGTCTCGGCGGGGCGACCGGCGGTGGACTCTCCTGCGCCAGAGATCTCCTTGCCATGAGCCATTTTTTGGCTCTGCCGGCGTGATAGTAGTACGTATAAAGCAATGCCATAATGGCTAGCACCACCAACAGGCACGTACCGGCGATGACAACGCTGAAGAGCCAGTACGGCCCGATGGATTTTGGTAACGGTGAACTTGTTGACGATTCGTCGTAGGTAGAAGTGGACGTCGGCTGCTTCGGTAGGTTCGCCGGTAATGCTGTTTCGTTGTCGCCGATCACAATATCGGCGCAAGCTCGAAATTCCTCCTGAGGTCCACATCCGACCGCTCCTATAAACATCATCGTGTGATTTTATAGCGTAAAATTATGTGTAACGGAAGATGggacaaaaatgtttatatatatatagaacaaaTTAAACTTTAGTAAAACGATGTTATGCAAGGAAAGAGTTATAATCTCTTGAATCATTCTTATTATGCAGGTAACAAAGTAACACTTTCTACTGCGCTGATAGAATCTTAATGATATATCAAACCAATGGtatcaataacaat from Cataglyphis hispanica isolate Lineage 1 chromosome 16, ULB_Chis1_1.0, whole genome shotgun sequence includes these protein-coding regions:
- the LOC126855665 gene encoding serine protease gd-like isoform X1, with translation MFYHFSWFTCGEWRKRHFALRIDEIVFFNPIDDRRSFTMAKIPILIALLPQLLCTLLEVSGQQSPCSQYFTYITDPATNEMMGQIQIPNPPKNVELHLKVTLSIAVALSTNYVGQLELAQSKEESVRIVQQGRPLLYHIRFPLRQPIPLLTGIWFNDQQYCSGPRATGYIVTSIMLEHTLYPPNVLPLSQSSYPNGSPQQNPPPLPPIYTTSRPSNQPVIIQHPPNQPVTTRPKKKPTTSHPTTVSLSDGIHNNPFLNPPDQQNNNNECGISTHTNNINLLISKGMKTSPGQWPWLVALFIVKLKFEFQCAGSILTNKHVITAAHCFKLDAQTNIPPSAMLVSLGRYQLRNWHEAGSVNMEIASYTLHPDYIHQESGDSDLAILTLRTPVEFSPTIKPVCMWHGSSDLQSAVNKIGYVVGWGRNEFGNPYVAEPRMAKVPIVSQEVCLWSDSRFVNFTSNRTFCAGSRDGSGPCNGDSGSGLVLHDATTGRYQLRGIVSRSLYDRVEMTCDLTQYVVFVDVAKYSFWIQQQISAT
- the LOC126855654 gene encoding squamous cell carcinoma antigen recognized by T-cells 3-like, with amino-acid sequence MEEEMDVANEEDVANEKDIANEEDHAKAYREASDEIEEEMMRDETEEEVDHKIDDSGSSDDNDDDDEAVDEAEVKSLQASLTENPYDYATHVALINKLHKMGELDRLRTARDNMSNMYPLSPELWLSCIRDEIKLAVTPEQKAEVVKLCERAVKDYTSVEVWLEYLHFSIGNMGTEKDAAENVRELFERALTAVGLHTIKGAIIWEAFREFETVLLTLIDSANVAEKKQQLGRIGNLFRRQLACPLLDMKKTYEEYQSWRTEDGTEDVIDDKIVLRGYEQASTKLNSLIPYEEKLNSAQGESELLDAYKGYLLYEKQQHDPGRITVLYERAVTDLSLEESIWLDYLIYLEDTIKIESVLDQVYQRASRNIPWCSKVWQKWIRSYERWGRPILEVQKLLENALSNGFSIAEDYRNLWITYLEYLRRRIEQCSDEEKEKHLDIVRNTFNRACEHLAKYFGLDGDPNCVILQYWARTEAIHANNMEKARTLWADILSQGHSATVSYWLEYISLEKCYGDTKHLRKLYQKALASAKDWPESIINAWIDFERDEGTLEQMELCEAKTKEKLDKVMEERQKAQQTLFQDESSMQNKKASKRKADNIGKWQTIGASPSKIIKNNVKTKPKLRESRLNFDKRTNDKNREESKSKIAPPPGYEATKNNDIDDKNSEHEVNNDISIFVSNLDYAATEDEVKDILQSVGPITLVKMVKDYKGRSKGFCYVQLSSAEAVEEALKLDRTPLKGRPMFISRCDPNKDTRNSGFKFNSTLEKKKLFVKGIPLTMTKEELEEIFKVHGDLKEVRVVTYRNGHPRGFAYVEYHDEAAATRALLATDGTNIQGKVISVAKSQPPDRKRTQTEENERQIKSLGATTTSRSTFGLPKTLLSMVPRNVKISDSNSSAAPNKNGVAQSMSNQDFKKMFLNKK